A genomic region of Aeropyrum pernix K1 contains the following coding sequences:
- the tuf gene encoding translation elongation factor EF-1 subunit alpha: MAEKPHMNLVVIGHVDHGKSTLVGHLLYRLGYIEEKKLKELEEQAKSRGKESFKFAWILDKMKEERERGITIDLTFMKFETKKYVFTIIDAPGHRDFVKNMITGASQADAAILVVSARKGEFEAGMSTEGQTREHLLLARTMGIEQIIVAVNKMDAPDVNYDQKRYEFVVSVLKKFMKGLGYQVDKIPFIPVSAWKGDNLIERSPNMPWYNGPTLVEALDQLQPPAKPVDKPLRIPVQNVYSIPGAGTVPVGRVETGVLRVGDKVVFMPPGVVGEVRSIEMHYQQLQQAEPGDNIGFAVRGVSKSDIKRGDVAGHLDKPPTVAEEFEARIFVIWHPSAITVGYTPVIHVHTASVSSRIIEIKAKLDPKTGQVVEQNPQFLKAGDAAIVRFKPVKPLVVEKFSEIPQLGRFAMRDMNRTVGIGIVTDVKPAKVDIKAK; this comes from the coding sequence ATGGCTGAGAAGCCGCATATGAACCTAGTGGTAATAGGTCACGTAGACCACGGTAAGAGTACACTGGTAGGCCACCTGCTCTACAGGCTCGGCTATATAGAGGAGAAGAAGCTGAAAGAGCTTGAGGAGCAGGCTAAGTCTAGGGGCAAGGAGTCCTTCAAGTTCGCGTGGATACTGGACAAGATGAAGGAGGAGCGTGAGAGGGGTATAACAATCGACCTGACGTTTATGAAGTTCGAGACTAAGAAGTACGTATTCACAATAATCGACGCCCCGGGCCACAGAGACTTCGTGAAGAACATGATAACGGGCGCCAGTCAGGCAGACGCCGCTATACTTGTGGTCAGCGCAAGGAAGGGTGAGTTCGAGGCTGGAATGAGCACTGAGGGCCAGACGAGAGAGCACCTACTCCTCGCCAGGACCATGGGTATAGAGCAGATAATAGTTGCTGTTAACAAGATGGACGCGCCTGACGTGAACTACGACCAGAAGAGGTACGAATTCGTAGTGTCCGTTCTCAAGAAGTTCATGAAAGGCCTAGGTTACCAGGTCGATAAGATACCGTTCATACCGGTGAGCGCCTGGAAAGGCGACAACCTGATAGAGAGGAGCCCCAACATGCCTTGGTATAACGGGCCGACTCTAGTAGAGGCGTTGGACCAGCTGCAGCCTCCAGCAAAGCCTGTCGACAAGCCCCTCAGGATACCTGTTCAGAACGTCTACAGTATCCCCGGGGCTGGTACAGTTCCGGTAGGCAGAGTTGAGACGGGCGTTCTAAGGGTTGGAGACAAGGTTGTCTTCATGCCGCCGGGCGTAGTGGGAGAGGTTAGGAGCATAGAGATGCACTACCAGCAGCTGCAGCAGGCCGAGCCGGGTGACAACATAGGCTTTGCCGTTAGGGGTGTGAGCAAGAGCGACATAAAGAGGGGCGACGTAGCCGGACACCTAGACAAGCCGCCGACTGTGGCGGAGGAGTTCGAGGCCAGGATATTCGTGATATGGCATCCAAGCGCAATAACGGTGGGCTACACGCCTGTGATACACGTCCACACAGCCAGCGTCAGCTCTAGGATAATAGAGATCAAGGCTAAGCTCGACCCGAAGACCGGCCAGGTGGTGGAGCAGAACCCACAGTTCCTCAAGGCAGGTGACGCAGCCATAGTAAGGTTCAAGCCAGTGAAGCCGCTTGTCGTAGAGAAGTTCAGCGAGATACCCCAGCTAGGGAGGTTCGCCATGAGGGACATGAACAGGACTGTGGGCATAGGAATCGTGACTGACGTAAAGCCCGCTAAGGTAGACATAAAGGCCAAGTAG
- a CDS encoding 30S ribosomal protein S7 → MSGQGTGFSLGEGVEVRPDKIRLFGKWSWVGVEVRDPSLKRYINLKPVWLPHTGGRHEKRRFGKAEVPIVERLMNKLMRPGRNGGKKHLAYNIVKTAFDIIYFETGENPIQVLVKAIENSAPREDTTKITYGGITYRVSVDVAPQRRVDQALKFIADGARQCAFNNPKPIEECLAEELILAARGDPRSYAIRQKEEIERIALSSR, encoded by the coding sequence TTGTCGGGTCAGGGTACCGGCTTTAGCCTGGGAGAAGGTGTTGAGGTAAGGCCGGATAAGATACGTCTCTTCGGGAAGTGGAGCTGGGTTGGTGTTGAGGTTAGAGATCCGAGTCTTAAGAGGTATATCAACCTGAAGCCTGTCTGGCTGCCCCACACAGGCGGGAGGCATGAGAAGAGGAGGTTCGGTAAGGCTGAGGTCCCTATAGTTGAGAGGCTTATGAACAAGCTTATGAGGCCCGGGAGGAACGGGGGGAAGAAGCATCTAGCCTACAATATTGTTAAGACAGCATTCGACATCATATATTTCGAAACTGGGGAGAACCCTATACAGGTTCTTGTTAAGGCTATAGAGAACAGTGCTCCTAGGGAAGACACCACGAAAATAACATACGGTGGTATAACCTACAGAGTGTCTGTTGATGTAGCGCCCCAGAGGAGGGTCGACCAGGCTCTGAAGTTCATAGCCGATGGTGCTAGACAGTGTGCATTCAACAACCCGAAGCCAATAGAGGAGTGCCTGGCAGAGGAGCTCATTCTCGCTGCTAGGGGAGACCCGAGGAGCTATGCCATAAGGCAGAAGGAGGAGATTGAGAGGATTGCTCTGAGCTCGAGGTGA
- a CDS encoding bifunctional nuclease family protein, whose amino-acid sequence MPVLPGEGLVKVVDVDAYIKRMSDPRSGFVFDVTVMELKLENGSKFVMSNIPVEIVEAVNVMKNNIDTPRRQSLFIFLMNSEVFKDAAVNFVKEVVIDEIDQNTGLYTATLVLEEDGFKLKLKMIPSHAVYLALIAGRPIYVLEKLVHESYSEEEY is encoded by the coding sequence TTGCCCGTACTGCCGGGGGAAGGTCTGGTAAAGGTAGTCGATGTAGACGCGTATATAAAGAGGATGAGCGATCCAAGGTCAGGCTTCGTCTTTGACGTTACAGTGATGGAGCTGAAGCTGGAGAACGGGTCAAAGTTCGTTATGTCCAACATACCTGTAGAGATTGTAGAAGCTGTTAACGTTATGAAAAACAACATAGACACTCCCAGGAGGCAGAGCCTTTTCATCTTTCTAATGAATAGCGAGGTGTTTAAGGACGCTGCCGTGAATTTTGTGAAGGAGGTTGTCATAGACGAGATAGACCAGAATACAGGCCTTTACACTGCAACGCTAGTGCTTGAGGAGGACGGATTTAAGCTCAAGCTTAAAATGATACCGAGCCACGCAGTGTATCTTGCACTCATAGCTGGGAGGCCTATCTACGTCCTGGAAAAGCTTGTTCACGAGTCATACTCCGAGGAGGAGTACTAG
- a CDS encoding 30S ribosomal protein S12 has product MTGKKAPAGLFAARKLRRKRLKFRWSQREFRIRMLDLKRKYDPLEGAPMARGIVLEKVGVEARQPNSALRKCVRVQLVKNKKVVTAFVPRDGGILYVDEHDEVIIEGIGGPRGRSMGDIPGVRYRVVMVNGVSLKALWEGKKQKPRK; this is encoded by the coding sequence ATGACTGGGAAAAAGGCTCCCGCAGGCCTATTCGCAGCACGGAAGCTGAGGAGGAAAAGGCTAAAGTTCAGGTGGAGCCAGAGAGAGTTCAGAATACGAATGCTAGATCTAAAGAGAAAGTACGACCCCCTCGAAGGAGCTCCCATGGCCAGGGGTATAGTGTTGGAGAAGGTGGGTGTCGAGGCAAGACAGCCTAACAGCGCTCTTCGAAAGTGTGTCAGGGTTCAGCTAGTAAAGAATAAGAAGGTGGTGACGGCCTTCGTACCCAGGGACGGCGGTATCCTCTATGTGGACGAGCATGACGAGGTTATAATAGAGGGTATAGGAGGGCCTAGGGGCAGGTCTATGGGAGATATACCAGGGGTAAGGTATAGAGTAGTTATGGTGAACGGAGTTTCGCTGAAGGCGCTCTGGGAGGGCAAGAAGCAGAAGCCGAGGAAGTAG
- a CDS encoding NusA-like transcription termination signal-binding factor — MSGDYRITLEELRYISVFHSITGVTAYRCIVDEENNRLIFLVSEGEAGRAIGRGGRLIKLLREALGKNIEVVEYSSDLERIVKNLFPGVKIESINVRERNGVKQVVIKVSEDDKGAAIGKGGKNVKRARLVLSKLFGVEKVVIR, encoded by the coding sequence ATGAGTGGTGATTATAGGATAACGCTCGAGGAGCTACGTTATATCTCCGTTTTCCACAGCATAACAGGCGTCACTGCATACCGCTGCATTGTCGATGAGGAGAACAACAGGCTGATATTCCTCGTCTCGGAGGGCGAGGCTGGCAGAGCCATAGGAAGAGGGGGTAGGCTTATAAAGCTTCTCAGGGAGGCCCTGGGGAAGAACATAGAGGTTGTGGAGTATTCTAGCGACCTGGAGAGAATAGTGAAGAACCTGTTTCCAGGAGTAAAAATAGAGAGCATAAATGTTAGGGAGAGGAACGGAGTCAAGCAGGTAGTGATAAAGGTGAGCGAAGACGACAAAGGTGCAGCTATCGGTAAGGGCGGCAAGAACGTGAAAAGGGCAAGACTAGTACTCAGCAAGCTCTTCGGCGTCGAGAAGGTGGTTATAAGGTGA
- a CDS encoding 50S ribosomal protein L30e has protein sequence MSVSVEKALKDLVKTGVYAMGFKQSLKAVKAGEAKAIVIAENTPPELRRKLEYYAKLAGIPIIVYRGTRMDMGLVMGRRHGVSVLAVIDEGSSRILEQAEEA, from the coding sequence ATGTCGGTGTCGGTGGAGAAGGCGCTTAAGGATCTAGTTAAGACGGGAGTTTATGCAATGGGCTTCAAACAATCTCTTAAGGCTGTGAAAGCGGGGGAAGCGAAGGCTATCGTTATAGCAGAAAACACTCCGCCAGAGTTGAGGAGGAAGCTTGAGTATTATGCGAAGCTCGCTGGTATACCCATTATAGTGTATAGAGGGACAAGGATGGATATGGGTCTGGTCATGGGTAGAAGACATGGGGTTAGCGTGCTTGCAGTTATAGACGAGGGCTCGAGCAGGATACTAGAGCAGGCGGAGGAAGCGTGA